One window of Inquilinus sp. Marseille-Q2685 genomic DNA carries:
- a CDS encoding Fic family protein, which produces MPKRATGRYESVAAGGEAVDAFIPFDLPPTRPALAINGTLERRLREAEQALLRLDLAGEMVPSLDWFIYAFVRKEAVISSQIEGTQASLVDLLAFEAEEQPAPNADIEEVTNYLDALAYARGQLASERGLPLSMRLLNEAHKRLMRGVRGSNKQPGEVRRSQNWIGGSRPGNAIYVPPPPDKLPGLLSQLEKYIHADDPLPKLVQAGLLHVQFETIHPYLDGNGRIGRLLIALLLEQWELLKAPLLYLSLFFKRHREEYYRRLNLVRLEGDWEGWTDFFLDGVATIADEAVASARELFNLVSADRARLLGAESASVSALRLFEQLPRHPIVTVASAMKLIEASKPTATRAIEALAEVGMLVETTGKKRDRSFAYRAYMERLRTGTDLDSRG; this is translated from the coding sequence ATGCCGAAACGCGCCACGGGCCGATACGAAAGCGTTGCCGCCGGCGGGGAGGCGGTCGACGCCTTTATTCCCTTCGACCTGCCGCCCACCCGGCCGGCGCTTGCCATCAACGGTACGCTGGAGCGTCGCCTCCGAGAAGCCGAGCAGGCGCTGCTTCGGCTCGACCTGGCCGGCGAGATGGTGCCTTCGCTCGACTGGTTCATCTACGCCTTCGTGCGCAAGGAGGCGGTGATCTCGTCGCAGATCGAGGGCACACAGGCTTCGCTGGTCGACCTCCTCGCCTTCGAGGCCGAAGAGCAGCCCGCCCCCAATGCCGATATCGAGGAGGTCACGAACTATCTCGACGCGCTCGCCTACGCGCGCGGCCAGCTCGCGTCCGAGCGCGGCCTGCCATTGTCCATGCGGCTCTTGAACGAAGCGCACAAGCGGCTGATGCGCGGCGTCCGCGGCTCCAACAAGCAACCCGGAGAGGTGCGCCGCAGCCAGAACTGGATCGGCGGCAGCCGACCGGGGAATGCGATCTATGTTCCGCCGCCACCGGACAAGCTCCCTGGGCTCCTCAGCCAACTCGAGAAATACATCCACGCGGATGATCCGTTGCCGAAGCTGGTGCAGGCGGGCCTCCTGCATGTGCAGTTCGAAACCATTCACCCCTATCTCGACGGCAACGGGCGGATCGGACGGCTCCTGATCGCGCTGCTGCTGGAGCAGTGGGAGCTCCTGAAGGCTCCCCTGCTCTATCTCAGCCTGTTCTTCAAGCGTCACCGTGAGGAATACTACCGGCGGCTCAATCTCGTCCGGTTGGAGGGGGATTGGGAGGGCTGGACCGACTTCTTCCTCGACGGGGTTGCCACGATCGCCGACGAGGCTGTCGCCTCGGCGCGCGAGTTGTTCAACCTCGTCAGCGCGGACCGGGCGCGGCTGCTCGGCGCCGAGTCCGCTTCCGTCTCGGCCCTACGGCTGTTCGAACAGCTTCCCCGTCATCCGATCGTGACGGTCGCCTCCGCCATGAAACTGATCGAGGCGAGCAAACCGACCGCGACCCGCGCGATCGAAGCGCTGGCCGAGGTGGGAATGCTTGTGGAGACCACGGGAAAGAAGCGCGACCGCAGCTTTGCCTACCGGGCCTATATGGAGCGTCTGCGGACCGGAACGGATTTGGACAGCCGCGGCTGA